TGTAGAAGAAGCACCTGTTTCATTCAAAATGAGTTTAGGGTAATCGCCTACTTGTCGCAACGCAAAAGCATCCGGTACCCATAATGATGGAGTGATGTACCACCTTCTTCTTATCCGGGTTTTGTAGCCAGTATGAAATCCTTGTTGCTCACCATACTCAATATAGTTTTGACAGACCTTCGGTAGCTTCTCAAAATCCTCATTGGGTGGAATGAACAAATGGATGGCATTTTGAGCTTTTGAGTTATTAGAAAAATCTGTTTCAGAAAATGTAATACCCTTCAATTGGTTGGATTTACTGGCTACGGGAATGGTGTATTTTTTCAATTTCCATGCTTTCACTTGTTCCTCGTTCATCATAAAGAACTCATTTCTACCAGTGACCAAACCAACGTCTACCTCCATGATGTCTCCACAGGTAGTAACTCGTTTATCTTTCCGCAATCCTCTTAAAAGATTGATTTCACCCTCATTGAGAAAGTACTTTGTCCATTTTTCAGTGGTATGATCTATAGGCTTGACATTGGAGCCGTTAATCGCCTTGAAATTGATTGACTTCAATTCGTCCAGGTTTTCACATTCGATTACTCTAACCCCTTTTCCATGATATACTTTCTTTTCGCAAAGTAGTAATACAACTTCTTGTTGAATACTGGCAAAGACCAATTTCTTGAAAGTGATAATTGTAATACGTTCAAAAAACTTAGAAAGAAAAACCCTTGTTTCCGCTGCATATTTCACCTGGAACAATTCGGCAGGAACTACCATAGCTATTCTGCCATCATCTTTCAGTAAGGAAGCGGAAACGACTAAAAAGGGAACCCAGATATTTGTGAGTTTATTGGGGCTCAATCCAAGATCCTGCATCATTCCAATAGCCAGTTTCCTGTGCTCTTCGGGAAAGCTTTGATAGCGGATGAAAGGAGGATTGCCGATAACCACATCATACTTTTCAACTACATTGCTGCTGATATAATGAAAAAAATCATGATTAACGATGGTATTGGAATTCAGACCCAAATTGGCAGCTCTGGCTTTGGCCTTTAGTGATTCTTCTTTCAGCAATTCTATCCCTTTGATTCGGCCTTTTAAGTCTTCTCCTTCAATCCCCAGTTCTTTGAATCGAAGTATGGCCGATTCAATAAAATTTCCATCACCACAACTCGGTTCTAAAATCCGCTCAGTTTTTTTGTCAATGCTCCATTGGCATAAAAAATCAGCAATAGCCTGAGGCGTATAGTAACCACCTCTTAATTTTTGAGCGCTTATGTTTTTTTTTATCTGTCCCATTATTCCTCTATGGCTAATTCTGTGGTGAACATATCATCGTACTTAACCAGACTAAATTCCTCCTCACTGATCTCATATAAAAGGTTGATGTTTCGAATTAATTGATCAAAGAGCGTGTCAGCTTTTCTTTGGAGTACCGTTCTTTTGGATCCGTAAGCCGCACTTTTTAATTGTGCCCTCGTTTTGATCAGGGATTTTACCAGTTTAATAATGGTGTTATATTTTTCTTTTTCGGAAGTATTGTTGAGATCAATCTGTCGAATAGGAATATTTTCAATAAACTGCTTGCCGTGAGAATAATAAGCACCTCTAAACTCACTTGCTCCTGCCTTTACCATATTTTCAAAAAGAGGATGTGATAAAATACCTAGGAAGTACAGTAGTGAATAGTCAGATCGGTTAGTTAATGCGTAGTACGGACCGTTACCTCCACCAGTGAATTGAAGATCATTATTGTCAAGAGCATAGGGAGGGCTGGTTGCTAAAACAGACCAAACAAGTTTTGGCGTGTTGTGAAATCTTGTCAGGCTTTGAGAACGTCCAAATTGATACCATTTGGGGTTGTTCCCTTGCAAGCTCCTTTTCTCCAATTGCGGCTTATGCTCCTGTAAATAAGACCAGGCAAGCGGAAAGTTGCTTTCAAAATACTTTTCACTGAATAAATGGGCTCCATCATTTTCAACTGAATAAGGAAATATAATCCGGGCATTGGCTGCTATGGTATCGAATAAGCCAAATGACAAGTCGTAAATAGCCGGGAGGCAGATGTTTTTTTCAACTTCCCATTGTCTCCCACTCTTGGTAAAGCTATATGTATTTGATGTTTCGCTTTCCGGCTCAAAAATGTAAATCTTATCAGCACTGGTTTGTAAACCCACACATATTTCTGCCAACTCTTTTAACGGAACGGACTGCTCAGAACGAAGTTTGTTAAAGACTTTTTCCGTGTCCGGTGAAAGAAATATCCATGGATCAGTATTGAAAGCATCTGTTCGGTACGAAACAAAGGCATCTTGTTTCTCGAGCAATTCAGGTGTGATTTTTCTAACTCGCTTAAATTGGAAGTCTGTCTTTTTAGCTTTTTGAAGGATTAAGATAGCCGTGTATGTCGAACGATCCGGAAATACCTGTGCAACTCCAAAGTGCGTGATTTTTGAAATTTGACTGTTCGTTGTTATAAACTCCCGTAATCCTTTGCCACCTTTGATAAGAAAAAATTTATGCGGCACAATGTAGCCAAGCAACCCATTTGTATTTAACAGAGCAATGGCTCGCTGAATAAAGACATAATATTTATCTATAGTCTCCTTCTTGGCAACACTGTATCCAGAGGTACTTGATTGGTAGAACTTTATTTCCTCAGGAGCATATTTTACGAGATTTTGTATGCGTACATAAGGAGGGTTACCAATAATTGCATCAAAACCCTTTGTTTCCTTCAAAAAAGGAAATTCTATTTCCCAATCAAATGGTTTGACATTATGCAGCAGTTGGTTGTTTTCCAGCGCATCTGGCATAAACTCAAAGAACTTGGAATCAACCAGTGAATTCCCACATTTAATATTTCCTTTGAGATTTGGCAGGACTTTTTCTGTATGTTGATTAATGAAGTTGTCAACCGAAGCTTTATCTTCTCCCTCCAGAAGCTTCAGAAGCAAACTGAATTCAGATACTTCAGTGGCATAAGGATTTATATCAACACCATAAATATTCTGCTCAAGAATATTTCGCTTAGCTTTAAGAGTAAGTGCAGATGTGGTTTCATCCAGTTGGTAAACCAACTCATTACTACTCGCATTTTCTTCAATCAGTTTTTCCAGAACCTTTTGCTGCATGAAGTCATAAGCAGAAATAAGAAAGGTTCCTGAACCACAGCATATATCTGCAATTTTAATTGTGCTAATCTCATCAAAGGTTTTCCCAGTCATCAATGGGGACAAGGCGTCTTTTATGATTTGCTCTACAATGAGTTTAGGGGTCGGAACAACACCATTAGATGCAGAAACTTCCGGTTCTTCCAGAATAGAAAGTTGTCTTCCATCTTCGAGAACAATACGGCTTCCCAAAAACCTTTCGTAGATCTGGCTTAATATTGTCGGGTCAACAACTGAAAAGTCGTACGGGCTTAATGGGTAATAGAGTTCATTAAAAATTTCGATTAGTACTTCAGAGTCAATGTCAATTTTAAGCGAAAGAGTATCTTCAATAAAATCGAACAGGCCAGAATTGAATTTTTTGTCCGACTGTTTAAAAAGATTCTTTAGTTCATCATAGCTTTTGATATTTTTCAGCGTTTCAAACTTTTCAATCGTTCGGTCTTCACAAATTCTTAGAAAGATAATACGGTTAAGCAGCCGTTGAATCAAGAAGTTAATGTCTTCATCATCCAGGCTCTCATTTTTCTCTATAGCAGTAATGGCCAATTTTTGCCGCCAATCTTCTATTTGTTTTAAGAAATAGTCATCAAAAGTTTGTCCTTTTCGCTCATAAATGGAAAACAGGTCGTCTAATTGACCAGAATTTGCTGAATTAAACGAAACCAGCTTCTGAATTTCGTCAAAGGCTTCAACGTATTCTTCAAAATTGAAAATTCTAACTCGGGCTACCTGTTCATTTTCCGAAACATCTGGTTTGAACCTACAATCATAGGTAATGAGGTGTTCAAAATTGGTTAGAATCGAAATACCAAGATTCGCGTTCCAGCCATATCTTCTCGTTTGAAAAGCAGCTTTGGCAGATTTTAAAATGTTAATCGAAGGCTTTTTGACTTCTACAAATAGTTTTCTGGTACCGTTGATGCGTAGCGTATAATCAGGATTCTTTTTGGTTGTTTCGTCTTCTACCTCAATATATTCTTCCTGAATAACATCCCGTAAGAATTGCGTTTTTCCTTTATAATTGTCCACATCCCATCCAAGACACTTCAAAAGCGGATCAATAAAGTCATTACGTACTTGCGTTTCATTGTAAGCTGTTTTAAGGCAACTCACTCTGTCTGATCGATATTTTTCTACCAGTTCTTGAATGGTCATTGCTTGTCAAAATCTAATTTACCTTGCTGATGGTTTTTGGTTTTTAAATACTTGATTTTCTCCTCCGCCACTTTAAGGATTTCATGAGAGTTTTCCTCCTGCATTAAATCGTAAGCCACTTTATCACTCAGCAAAATCAAACCAAGTGTTTCTGTATCTTCTTTGAATAACTCTGCCAGAACAGGGATCATTTCTTTGTTAGCAGATCGTTCACCTCTTTCAATCTTGCTAAGTGTGGACGGGTCAATATCCAGTATCGCAGCTACCTTTCGGAGAGGGAGTTTCTGATTCTCCCTTAAGGATCTTATATGTTCTCCGAATGATGCTTTAGGTGTCATCTGACATTGAAGTTCTAGAAAAATGTGTCAGGACATTAATTGTCCAAAAGTACGCGTTTGATATTATAGTCTCAAGGAATAGTTCAACAAATTCAGTAAAACTGCCTTACCAATACGAAAACCAGGTAGGTAGAGTCTCGTATCTGCTCGGTTTCATTTTAAGTAAATGGGAAAAGCGAAGAAAAATATATCAACTGGACTCAGTTCTTCCCAATATCAACAAAAAATCCTCCCAAAAGGAGGATTTCCGTACTACAGACGTCTCAGTCTGTTCTCAATTCAGACCGCAATCAAGGTGAAATGGAGGGCTGTTAAAGCAGATTGCGGCCTGAATGATATGCTATTGATTGTCAACCAGCGTGTAGAAGCCAGGGAATTGTGTGGATTTTTCCAGTATTCCGTGCTCTTTCATGTAATTGATATAGTTTCTGGCCATGCGCTCCTTAATTTCAAGGTGCTGGGAGATCAGTTTCCCCAGATCCTTTGAAGACATTGAGCGTTTTTCACCGTAGAGTTCCTTGGCCAGGGCTTTCAAGTCAACTGAATTTCGCTTTACCGTTTCCTTCGGACTCTTTTCGCCAAAGAATTCATGCCGGCCTTTCTCTTTGTTCCAGCCGAATTCCATGATTGGTACATCCAATGGACTTCCATCGCGCACTTTTAAGGCTTTAATCAATGATGAGTCGGTGTTTTCATCTTTCTCAATCAAAAGAATACCGGCCGCCTTCCGCTGTACTTCACTACCAAGGTGTCCGCGAAGCTTCATACCGGAGGGAGCCATGTGCAACACGCAAACCACTACCGTGTTGTAGATGGCCGCAATGCGAATGAGTTCTTCAATAAGGGCAACGGATCCTTCTTCTTCGTTTACACCAGGGAGCAAGTCACCAATTCCGTCAATCACTACCATATGGATTCCACCGAATTGATAGAAATACTTGTCCATCGATTCCATGATGAGCTTCATGCGTTCCGCTCTGGATATGCCCACGAGGCAAAAGGCTTTGAACCAGGATGGCGGACGTTTTAAGGTAGAGCGATTCACGATGTAGGTCAGGTTTTTATAAAGTTGATACTCACTTTGCTCGGTATCATAAAGCAAAACTCCTTGGCCATTACTGTTTTCACGCACCGTGGTTCCCAGGGTGTCGATATCCAGTCCTTCCGGTTTAATGCTACCGGAAAGAATACCACCCAGGAAGTTGGTTTTTCCGCTTCCCTCTGATCCGGCCACGCACATGATATTTCCCGGAGCACCTACTGTAACTTCGTTGATCTTGATCAATGGCTCCGGTTCGGTTGGTGGTCTGCTAAAATCAATTTCACAAGTCCGCATAATGGCCAGGGAATCTTCATAGGCTATATCCAGCATTTCCCGAAAAAGCATTCGCAAATCATCGGCAGTATGGCCCTGGGCAAAGAAGTCAGAAATATCTTTTTGATCCTTTTCTCCGGAAAGAGGCAGTCGCAGCGATTTCAAGTTGAAACTCTTGTATTGATGCTTGAGCGACTCCATGGATTTCAATCCGGTTTCATCCACGTCATAAAGCAAGACCAGGTGCTTAAACCGGAAGCTGAAAGCCCGCAGCAAATTCTTAGGAATATGAGCGGTCTCGCTGTTCATGGAAACGGCATTGAAGCCATGTGCAGAGAGGGTGATCACATCCTTTTCGCCTCCTGTAAAGAAGAGAATATCTCCACGAATCGGTAACTGCTCTTTTCCAAAAACGTATTGTTCGGTTTTCTCACCCGTGAAAAGGAATCGCGGCTTGGAAAACGGCCGGTACAACTTGGTAAACCGGATGCTCTGGTAGCCAAACATTGGCTCACTCTCAGAAGAAGTGAACACATAGCGGTTACCGCTCTTGCCAATACCTTGGTAGGATTCTACCGATACTACATTGAAGCGAACCAGGTCTTCCTTGGAAACTCCATATTGTTTCCAATAGGCCAATTCGCTTGGAGTGAAAGCCTTTACCTTTAAAGGTAGCTCGTTTTGAGCGGTTTCAAATCCTTCGTGAATGCTTGGAAGCTCGCTAACGCGCATGAGCTGATCAGGAGCACGCTCTATAATTCGATCAATTTTTTGAGTGTTGGATTCCAATCCCAGAGATAGCTCCTGGTTTATGATGCCAAGGATTTTTACAAACTCATCCTTGTGTTCACAAGCCAATCCGAAGATCTTACCCGTGAAGAAGAAACAGTCGCCACTGTATTCAGCATCCCCAAAATCCTTGAACTTATACATCCGTGATCGCTTGTCAAAGAAGACATAGCACGAGGCTTTGGTGTCTTCATAGAAAGGACTCTTAAATGCTTTGCCGGTTCCTTGAATCCGGCTACCCAGAAAATGCTTGAAGACGTCATACCCATTGTTGGTAGCATCTAGTATGCTTTGCTTATCTAATCCCATGGCTCCGTGCATTAAAGAATTGTAGGCAAGGCACCAACGTGATTGCGATTGATAAACTCATCCAGGTCGTCCAAGGCCAGTTTACGCTTCCCACCAATCATGTGAAAGGCAACATTACCTTCCCGCATGTAGCGATACAGCGTATTCCGGGAAACTTCCAGGTAATCGGCTGCTTCGTCTGTGGTTAAAAATTTTTGCTTTGGCCTTGGTGCCAATAACTTCGTTTGGAGCTCCTTGAAGTTTCGCTCCATGGAATCCAGGCGCTGTCTCAAATGCTCCAGATCCTCTTTGGTTTTCTTTTCTGTGTTCCACATTGCTCTCGATTTGATGGACGCAAGATTAGGAGCAGGTGAAAAGAAAAATGTTAGACTCTAATAGAGGTCTAATACTTTTATCAATCAGTCATCTTCGCAATAGAGCTTGAAAACCTCCTTCAATTCCCGGGTATAGGAGCTTTCAGGTTTCTTCCTTCGCTTGAGGGCACCAATAGCCTGTCGGGCACTGCCCAGGTCTATATTGAAGAACCATCCAAAGAGCTCTATCAAGTCCTTTTGGTGGACAACTCCACCGGTACTGCCAACGGAGTTGCTCTTGCTTAAGGCTACAATGAGCTCCAGGAGATCCGCCTTGCTTCGGTTCCAGGTGAGAGTCGTTTGTCCCATACCATTGGGAAAAAGGGATAGCTGGCCCATTTGGTAGGGGGCAAGTCCGGTAAAAGGTGCGTGACCCGGATGATGTGGGAGTAGATCCTGAATCGGAAAGAAGGTGTGGATGTGTTTGATCCGATTATTGATTAAGCGGATGCACCTTGTGATGAGCCGCTTCTGTATTTCCAGGAATCGGAGCACCGTGTCTCGCACCAGTTTATCGTGGGTGAATTCCACCTGGTAGCGAATCTTAAATGTGACTTTCACCAGCCAATCGTCCTTCTTTTTCTTGGGGAAGTAGCGCTTTTCCTGTGACTTGGCATCAAACAATAGAAGGTTAAGTGCCCTAACCGCTCCAAAGGCATTGGCACTGTCACTGGTGATTGCGTCTATCTGGTCCTGGAGGTCTTTTAGCAGGCCTTCACAGAAGTGGTCGTAGTTTTTTAGAGTAGCGTGTCCATTAAAGGTCAGGTCAATTATTTCAGTTGTTTCAAATAGGTTTACCGGTATCTGTCCGGTTTTCTTACCGAGCTTTATTTCAGCTTTCGATATTTCAGTTAAAATGGTTTCAATAGAGTTTAACATGCTGGTCATTCAATTATTCAGGTTGTGTTAAACTCCGATTGGAACGGTGCTAGTCGAGAGGGCCATTTCTGGCAAATCCCATCCTTGGCAATGCGGCAATGGTATATATATATACATTGCCGCATTGCCATACAGGATATGGGTTTGGAAATTTCCGTTGCAAGTATTTAAAAATCAATTCATTGCAAAATGGTTTTAATCTATCTAAAGCATTGCCAAACGAGTAGATTTTGGCAATGGGGGTTTCTCAGTCAGCGCTAGTCCTCAAACGGAGGTTTCAAACCCCTGACCTCGTGGTTATTAGAGCCAATTCCTGATTCATCACGAGTTCATTTCAGTGATGATATCCAGCTATAAAGTGTTTACTCTGCACACCGCGGTTAAAAGGGCGCGCAAATTAAGTGGGCTTTCATGTAATAATTTGTAACTATTTGACAATAGATATTAAGAATTTGAGGTTAATTATTTCATTATGATATGTCTTCTCATAATGGGGATTCTTAATGATCGAATCCTGAAATACCGGTGAATACCCTACCCACGCCACCCCAATTCATTACCTTTGTTTAAGCAAAACCTTAAATAAGCGATGAGCGTAACGTGCATAAGGGTTCAAGCTGATGAAAATCAGATCAAGTCGTGTCGGCAGGCGATAGGTGAGCTAAATCAGCACTTCCTTGATGCCTCCCTAAAAATGGGAGCAGTTGGGAATCCTACCCGTATGAAAATACTCTTTTTACTGAGAGAAGAGGGGCGTATGTGCCCGTGTGACCTGAGTGACATACTGGGAATGTCTGTTCCAGCCATATCACAACATTTGAAGAAAATGAAATCACTGGATCTAGTTTTTGCAATGCGGGAAGCCCAAACGCTTTACTATTCCATCCATGAAAAAGAAAAGTTGTTTGTAAATGAAGTCTTAAGTCTAGTCGCTAAATCAACGCCTACATTATGAAAAATTCTACCTCCTTGATGTTCACCAGCGTGATGGCGGCCATAGGAGCCTCTCTGTGTTGTATAACTCCTGTATTGGCCTTAATTGCTGGAGCAAGCGGTGCCGCCTCCACTTTTTCCTGGTTAGATCCGGCACGGCCTTATCTAATTGGCATTACCGTATTGGTTTTAGGCTTTGCCTGGTATCAGAAGCTTAGGCCGCGGTCCAAAGAGGAAATAGAATGTGACTGCGATGATGAGACTAAGCCTTCCTTCTGGCAATCGAAAAAATTCCTGTCTATTATCACCGTTTTTGCAGCACTGATGCTGGCTTTTCCTGTTTATGCAGATGTTTTTTATCCCCAGCAGGAACAGCAGGCAGGTGTGGAAAATCAGCAAATTCTGAAAAGCATGGTTTTTTCAGTCAGCGGTATGACTTGCACTGGCTGCGAAGAACACGTTCACCATGAGGTTAACAAACTTGATGGCATTGTGCAAGTACAAGCCTCTTATGAAAGTGAGAACGCAATTGTTCAGTTTGACACGTCCAGAACTTCAATCCTTGAAATTGAAAAAGCGATAAACAGTACGGGTTACAAGGTAACGGCAATGAATAAGGAGTAAGTTCCGGTCATTGCAGCGGGAATACTTCAGGATTTATTTAGAGCATTTGAATATGGAAATCTTATCAAAATCAACTATCACTTGCCCGAAATGCGGGCATAAGAAAGAAGAAACGATGCCAACGGACGCGTGTGAGTTCTTCTATGAATGCGAGAACTGTCATACGCTTCTACGTCCCAAGGAGGGAGATTGCTGCGTTTATTGCTCCTACGGAACCGTTGCCTGTCCTTCTATTCAGGAAAATGGGGCATCGAGTTGTTGTAGTTGATCCAAAATCAATTTTTTGGATTGAGAATTGAACCTTGCAGCACATATATTATATTTGAACCGGTTAAGTCGAGGATTTGGGTGCTAAACCCTCCAGCATTTGAATTACTTACTTAGCGGCTTGACTTTGACATATTGAGCGTTGTAAATATTTGATATTGAGCATATTGGAGAGCTAGGTTCAAAACCCTCTCTCTCCGCAAATCGGAAAGCCTTTACGCGAAAGCGTAAGGGCTTTTTTCGTTTCCAGGGCCAAGCTTGCTTGAAGCCTTGGGAATGGAAAAGCCCGCAAGGACGCAGTCCAAAGGCTTTTTGATTTGGTGTTTAGTAAGGAGAATTGAGGGATCAGCGCAGCTAATCCACTTCAAGATATGAGTAGTGAGTGATGAGATTTGAGAGATCGATCTAATTGCAAATTAGATCTAGAGGGGTGCATAAAAAAATACCTAGGCTTCGAGCATAGCGAGAAGCGGGGATTCTTGGTGTAGGTATCCTGTTTGGGATCAGCAAGCGCAGCGCAGCTAATCCACTTTTAGATATGAGTAGTGAGTAGTGAGAATTGAGAGGTCGATCTAATTGCAAATTAGATCTAGAAGATGCAAAAGCCCGCAAGGACGCAGTCCAAAGGCTTTTTGATTTGGTGTTTAGTAAGGAGAATTGAGGGATCAGCGCAGCTAATCCACTTCAAGATATGAGTAGTGAGTGATGAGATTTGAGAGATCGATCTAATTGCAAATTAGATCTAGAGGGGTGCATAAAAAAATACCTAGGCTTCGAGCATAGCGAGAAGCGGGGATTCTTGGTTAAGATATCCTGCTTGGGATCAGCAAGCGCAGCGCAGTTAATCCAATCTAAGATTTAAGTAGTAAGGTGTCGATCTAATTGCAAATTAGATTGACGGAATATTGATGTTCTGTAAATCCAATATGTTGCATTTTATCAATACTCTCGAATAAAATCAATTTCAAAAAGCTGAATTTCAGCCTTTTTCCAGTCTGAAGTGTTTTGTCCTGGGCCTGCTAAACTCGAAAATGCATTTTAGCTTCAAATTAAATGCATGACCTTGCGCCACCTGATTATTTCTGCATTCTTTATTACATTTTTTAGCTCTTGTCAGCAAAGCTTAGAGCCTATAGAATTGCGGGATTGGTATTATGAGAACCAAGCAGATTTTAGTCAAAAGAAAAATTTTAATGGTTTTCAGGTGGAGTTGGTGCACAAACCTATAGAGGTAAAGGCACTCGAATCCATTTCTCGACATCGATTTAACTTAAAGGAGTTTGAAAACAATCTAGCGTCTCTTAAGGATATGCTTTTTCTCGAGCTCAGGTTTTCAGCATCCGGAACAAAGGATTTCTTGGATTTCGGGATAGAATCAGAAGAGGAGTACAATAAGCGCCTACAATATTTTATGGCCTATCCGGCCGAGGACATATTTATAAGAACCGACTCAAGTAAAATTCCTGTGGCATCCTATCACTTTGAAAGAAGTGATAATCTGAAGCCTTATCAATCGGTATTACTAGCATTTGATTTTTCAAATAGTTCCTTGGACGTATATGGTCTAAAAGGGGAACTCCATTTTAATGAAACCGTTTTAGGGACGGGAGGAATTATGTTTCCCCTTCAGCCCCAAAATAAGCTACCCAAATTAAACCTTGACTATGATTCGAAATAAGCGATCGCTCAAGTTCATTTCGCAAGCCTTATTGCTGAGTTTTTTGTTTCAATTGATTAGCCCGACTACGGCTTGGGCGCTTACTGGTGGTCCTAGTCAGCCTGAAGTAGAGAGCTTTCAGGCTATAGGCGTCACGGATCTGGTAGATCCATTTACTGGGGACTTTAGTTACAATATTCCCTTATTGGATGTTGGTGGTTATCCGATCAATTTAAGTTATAGCTCAGGAATTACTATGGATCAAGAGGCTAGTTGGGTTGGCT
The Croceimicrobium hydrocarbonivorans genome window above contains:
- a CDS encoding N-6 DNA methylase, coding for MGQIKKNISAQKLRGGYYTPQAIADFLCQWSIDKKTERILEPSCGDGNFIESAILRFKELGIEGEDLKGRIKGIELLKEESLKAKARAANLGLNSNTIVNHDFFHYISSNVVEKYDVVIGNPPFIRYQSFPEEHRKLAIGMMQDLGLSPNKLTNIWVPFLVVSASLLKDDGRIAMVVPAELFQVKYAAETRVFLSKFFERITIITFKKLVFASIQQEVVLLLCEKKVYHGKGVRVIECENLDELKSINFKAINGSNVKPIDHTTEKWTKYFLNEGEINLLRGLRKDKRVTTCGDIMEVDVGLVTGRNEFFMMNEEQVKAWKLKKYTIPVASKSNQLKGITFSETDFSNNSKAQNAIHLFIPPNEDFEKLPKVCQNYIEYGEQQGFHTGYKTRIRRRWYITPSLWVPDAFALRQVGDYPKLILNETGASSTDTIHRVRFKEGVNRSMAAISFLNSLSFAFSEITGRSYGGGVMTFEPTEIEEIQIPVLADLDIDFDQVDSLIRQRKIEEALDIMDEAFLIKHHGFKKSEVDDLRAVWKKLSQRRNNRKR
- a CDS encoding Eco57I restriction-modification methylase domain-containing protein translates to MTIQELVEKYRSDRVSCLKTAYNETQVRNDFIDPLLKCLGWDVDNYKGKTQFLRDVIQEEYIEVEDETTKKNPDYTLRINGTRKLFVEVKKPSINILKSAKAAFQTRRYGWNANLGISILTNFEHLITYDCRFKPDVSENEQVARVRIFNFEEYVEAFDEIQKLVSFNSANSGQLDDLFSIYERKGQTFDDYFLKQIEDWRQKLAITAIEKNESLDDEDINFLIQRLLNRIIFLRICEDRTIEKFETLKNIKSYDELKNLFKQSDKKFNSGLFDFIEDTLSLKIDIDSEVLIEIFNELYYPLSPYDFSVVDPTILSQIYERFLGSRIVLEDGRQLSILEEPEVSASNGVVPTPKLIVEQIIKDALSPLMTGKTFDEISTIKIADICCGSGTFLISAYDFMQQKVLEKLIEENASSNELVYQLDETTSALTLKAKRNILEQNIYGVDINPYATEVSEFSLLLKLLEGEDKASVDNFINQHTEKVLPNLKGNIKCGNSLVDSKFFEFMPDALENNQLLHNVKPFDWEIEFPFLKETKGFDAIIGNPPYVRIQNLVKYAPEEIKFYQSSTSGYSVAKKETIDKYYVFIQRAIALLNTNGLLGYIVPHKFFLIKGGKGLREFITTNSQISKITHFGVAQVFPDRSTYTAILILQKAKKTDFQFKRVRKITPELLEKQDAFVSYRTDAFNTDPWIFLSPDTEKVFNKLRSEQSVPLKELAEICVGLQTSADKIYIFEPESETSNTYSFTKSGRQWEVEKNICLPAIYDLSFGLFDTIAANARIIFPYSVENDGAHLFSEKYFESNFPLAWSYLQEHKPQLEKRSLQGNNPKWYQFGRSQSLTRFHNTPKLVWSVLATSPPYALDNNDLQFTGGGNGPYYALTNRSDYSLLYFLGILSHPLFENMVKAGASEFRGAYYSHGKQFIENIPIRQIDLNNTSEKEKYNTIIKLVKSLIKTRAQLKSAAYGSKRTVLQRKADTLFDQLIRNINLLYEISEEEFSLVKYDDMFTTELAIEE
- a CDS encoding helix-turn-helix domain-containing protein, producing the protein MTPKASFGEHIRSLRENQKLPLRKVAAILDIDPSTLSKIERGERSANKEMIPVLAELFKEDTETLGLILLSDKVAYDLMQEENSHEILKVAEEKIKYLKTKNHQQGKLDFDKQ
- a CDS encoding toprim domain-containing protein, yielding MGLDKQSILDATNNGYDVFKHFLGSRIQGTGKAFKSPFYEDTKASCYVFFDKRSRMYKFKDFGDAEYSGDCFFFTGKIFGLACEHKDEFVKILGIINQELSLGLESNTQKIDRIIERAPDQLMRVSELPSIHEGFETAQNELPLKVKAFTPSELAYWKQYGVSKEDLVRFNVVSVESYQGIGKSGNRYVFTSSESEPMFGYQSIRFTKLYRPFSKPRFLFTGEKTEQYVFGKEQLPIRGDILFFTGGEKDVITLSAHGFNAVSMNSETAHIPKNLLRAFSFRFKHLVLLYDVDETGLKSMESLKHQYKSFNLKSLRLPLSGEKDQKDISDFFAQGHTADDLRMLFREMLDIAYEDSLAIMRTCEIDFSRPPTEPEPLIKINEVTVGAPGNIMCVAGSEGSGKTNFLGGILSGSIKPEGLDIDTLGTTVRENSNGQGVLLYDTEQSEYQLYKNLTYIVNRSTLKRPPSWFKAFCLVGISRAERMKLIMESMDKYFYQFGGIHMVVIDGIGDLLPGVNEEEGSVALIEELIRIAAIYNTVVVCVLHMAPSGMKLRGHLGSEVQRKAAGILLIEKDENTDSSLIKALKVRDGSPLDVPIMEFGWNKEKGRHEFFGEKSPKETVKRNSVDLKALAKELYGEKRSMSSKDLGKLISQHLEIKERMARNYINYMKEHGILEKSTQFPGFYTLVDNQ
- a CDS encoding helix-turn-helix domain-containing protein; the encoded protein is MWNTEKKTKEDLEHLRQRLDSMERNFKELQTKLLAPRPKQKFLTTDEAADYLEVSRNTLYRYMREGNVAFHMIGGKRKLALDDLDEFINRNHVGALPTIL
- a CDS encoding RteC domain-containing protein, yielding MLNSIETILTEISKAEIKLGKKTGQIPVNLFETTEIIDLTFNGHATLKNYDHFCEGLLKDLQDQIDAITSDSANAFGAVRALNLLLFDAKSQEKRYFPKKKKDDWLVKVTFKIRYQVEFTHDKLVRDTVLRFLEIQKRLITRCIRLINNRIKHIHTFFPIQDLLPHHPGHAPFTGLAPYQMGQLSLFPNGMGQTTLTWNRSKADLLELIVALSKSNSVGSTGGVVHQKDLIELFGWFFNIDLGSARQAIGALKRRKKPESSYTRELKEVFKLYCEDD
- a CDS encoding ArsR/SmtB family transcription factor; amino-acid sequence: MGAVGNPTRMKILFLLREEGRMCPCDLSDILGMSVPAISQHLKKMKSLDLVFAMREAQTLYYSIHEKEKLFVNEVLSLVAKSTPTL
- the merTP gene encoding mercuric transport protein MerTP; amino-acid sequence: MKNSTSLMFTSVMAAIGASLCCITPVLALIAGASGAASTFSWLDPARPYLIGITVLVLGFAWYQKLRPRSKEEIECDCDDETKPSFWQSKKFLSIITVFAALMLAFPVYADVFYPQQEQQAGVENQQILKSMVFSVSGMTCTGCEEHVHHEVNKLDGIVQVQASYESENAIVQFDTSRTSILEIEKAINSTGYKVTAMNKE
- a CDS encoding GDCCVxC domain-containing (seleno)protein → MEILSKSTITCPKCGHKKEETMPTDACEFFYECENCHTLLRPKEGDCCVYCSYGTVACPSIQENGASSCCS